Proteins encoded in a region of the Elaeis guineensis isolate ETL-2024a chromosome 7, EG11, whole genome shotgun sequence genome:
- the LOC105034969 gene encoding pyruvate dehydrogenase E1 component subunit beta-1, mitochondrial encodes MWGVARQKVGFGSFSSPILGQVLQRIRPLGSILPKNYSSAPKEMTVREALNSALDEEMSADPKVFLMGEEVGEYQGAYKISKGLLEKYGPERVLDTPITEAGFTGIGVGAAYYGLRPIVEFMTFNFSMQAIDHIVNSAAKTNYMSAGQISVPIVFRGPNGAAAGVGAQHSQCYAAWYAHVPGLKVLSPYSSEDARGLLKAAIRDPDPVVFLENELLYGESFPVSAEALDSSFCLPIGKAKIEREGKHVSITAFSKMVGYALQAAEILSKEGIDAEVINLRSIRPLDRATINASVRKTNRLVTVEEGFPQHGVGAEICMSIIEDSFEYLDAPVERIAGADVPMPYAANLERMAVPQVDDIVRAAKRACYRSVPMAAAA; translated from the exons ATGTGGGGAGTCGCGAGGCAAAAGGTCGGATTTGGAAGCTTCTCTTCCCCG attttaggGCAGGTGTTGCAGAGGATTCGGCCTCTGGGTTCCATCTTGCCAAAGAACTACTCCAGTGCACCAAAAGAG ATGACAGTGCGTGAAGCTCTGAACTCTGCACTTGATGAGGAGATGTCTGCGGATCCTAAAGTATTCTTGATGGGTGAAGAG GTGGGGGAGTATCAGGGTGCTTACAAG ATTTCCAAGGGTCTGCTTGAGAAGTATGGTCCTGAGAGAGTTCTTGATACTCCAATTACAGAG GCTGGTTTTACTGGTATTGGAGTTGGTGCAGCTTACTATGGTCTTCGGCCTATTGTAGAATTTATGACATTCAACTTCTCCATGCAG GCAATTGATCATATTGTTAATTCTGCTGCGAAGACAAACTACATGTCAGCAGGTCAGATATCTGTACCTATTGTTTTCAGAGGTCCAAATGGTGCTGCTGCTGGAGTTGGTGCTCAACATTCGCAG TGTTATGCAGCTTGGTATGCACATGTTCCTGGTTTGAAAGTGCTAAGTCCATATTCATCTGAAGATGCTCGTGGCTTGTTAAAAGCAGCTATAAGGGACCCTGATCCTGTTGTTTTCCTTGAAAATGAACTTCT ATATGGAGAGTCATTTCCTGTTTCAGCTGAAGCTCTTGATTCCAGTTTCTGCCTTCCAATAGGGAAAGCCAAG ATAGAACGAGAAGGAAAGCATGTTTCTATTACCGCTTTCTCAAAAATGGTTGGTTACGCTCTGCAG GCTGCAGAGATACTTTCAAAGGAAGGAATTGATGCCGAG GTTATAAATCTCCGTTCAATAAGGCCACTAGACAGAGCTACTATCAATGCTTCAGTTAGGAAAACCAACAGACTGGTGACTGTTGAAGAAGGTTTCCCACAGCATGGTGTAGGTGCTGAAATATG TATGTCCATTATTGAGGATAGCTTCGAGTATCTAGATGCACCAGTGGAGAGAATTGCTGGAGCTGATGTTCCTATGCCTTATGCTGCAAACCTGGAGAGGATGGCTGTTCCTCAG GTTGATGACATTGTCCGCGCAGCAAAGCGGGCATGCTACAGATCGGTCCCCATGGCTGCAGCTGCTTAG